TGGTTTAAAGAAAACAGTATATCAAAAACAAACCATATTTCTGGACTCGTTTGATTATATTAACAacaaaagattttagaaaatttgaaaactatcACTCCATATGTCTGCATACTCTCATCCAAGTTAGATGACATCATCCTATATTCCCAGTTACCTTTTCACTTATTAGGAGTGCATGATATGCCATATAGAAACCTAAATAACCCCACAAAAATGCTCTTAGAACtagtaaatgaattcagcaaagtttaaGAACAGATAttcaatacataaaaatgtgttgaatttctatacatgAATAACAAActagcagagagagaaatcaagaaaataatgtacagtctctcaaaaagaataaaatacttaggaataaatttaaacaagaagatgaaagacctgtatacCGAAAACCATAACTCATTGGTGAACGAATTACAAGAAGCAGAAATAGGTGGAAAGACGTTCCATGATAATGGATCCCAAGAATTAATATTCTCAAAATGCCCACAGTACTTAAAGCAGTCTGCACATTccgtgcaatccctatcaaaatttaagcacatttccaaaaaaaaaatgtgaaaagaatatTCCTTAAATGTGAATAGAACCACAAatggccccaaatagccaaagccatcttgagaaggaagaacaaagctggagacatcatgttttctgctttcaaactctatcacaaagctatagtaatcaaaacagtatggcattggtATAAAAGTAGAtacctagatcaatggaacagaaacagaaagcccaaaaagaaacccacacatatgtagCCAGTTAATTTACAACAAGAGCCAAGGATGTAACATGGACAAAAAGCAGTCTCCTCAATAGGTGGTGTTGGAAACACTGGGCAGCCACAAGCAAAGGAATGCAACCGGACACCtatctaacaccatacacaaaaactaagTCAAGATGTATTCCAGACttaaacataagagctaaaaccataaaactcctgggtGAAACTGGGGGCAGAACGTTTTTGATCTCCGTCTTGACACtgagtttttggatttgacaccagaaGTAAAAgctacaaagcaaaaacaaacaagtgggactacatcaaaccaaaaagcgtctgcacaacaaaggaaatcatcaacagaatgaaaaggcaacatactgaatgggagaaaacatctgCAAGCTACATATCTggtgaggggttaatatccaaaatatataaagaactcatacaactcaataacacaaaagcaaatagcaattacaaaatgggcagagttctgaatagatatttttccaaaggagatatacagatggccaagaaatACAGGAAGAGATGTTCAAGATCactcatcattagagaaatgcaaatcaaaacccaaagagatatcacctatcacctgtcagaatggctgtaataaaaaagacaagaaataacaagggttggcaaaAATGGGGAGGAAAGGGCAACAATGTGCTCTGTTGGTGTGATTGTAAATGGGTGCAGtgactatggaaaacaatataaaggtttctcaaaaaattcaaTTAGAGCAACCATCATCACCCAGCAATTCCCCTCCTAGGTATTAATCAAAGAAAATGGAGTTACTAAACTCGTAAAGATACCTGCACACCTGTATTATTGccgcattatttataatagccaggagggcattatgctaagggaaataaatcagaaagagaaagacatataccaaaTTATCTCacgtatatgtggaatctgaaacaaaaaacaagaaaaaaaaataccaccccCTCAACATAGTAACCCAaactcacaaatacagagaagaTATAGATGATTGCCAAGGTGAGGGGCAAGAAGTAGGCAAAGTAGGTAAAAGGGGTCAAAAGATATAAACTAATGATAacactattttttattgttttaaatttacatccaatttagttagcatatagtgcaacagtgatttcagaagtagattccttaatgtcccttgcccatttagcccatcccccctcccacagcccctccagcaaccctctgtttgatctctatatttgtctcttatgttttgtccctcgccctgtttttctattattttttgcttttcttcccttatgttcatctttttttttctcttaaagtcctcatatgagtgaagtcatatgatttttgtctttctctgactaatttcacttagcataataccctccagttccatccacggagttgcaagtggcaagatttcattcttttttcattgccaagtaatactccattgtatatatatatatatatatatatatatataccacttctttacccattcttccattgatggaaatttgggctcttccatattttggctattgttcatagtgctgctataaacattggggtgcatgtgccccttcaaaacagcacacctgtatcctttggataaatgtctagtagtgcaattgctgggtcgtcgggtagttctatttttagtttagttttggtttaaaaaaattgtttttaatgtttatttatttctgagacagagcatgagcaggggagcggcagagagagaggtagagacagaatcagaagcaggctgcaggctctgagctgtctgcacagagcccgacacagggctcaaactcacgaactgcgagatcatgacctgagccgaagtcggttgctcaatcgactgagccacccaggcgcacttatttttagttttttgaggaacctccaagctggtgagtagctgcaccagcttgcattgctaccaacaatgcaaaagagatcctctttctctgcatcctcaccaacatctgttgttgcctgagttgttaatgtgagccgttctgacaggtgtcaggtggtatctcatggtggttttgatttgtatttccccgatgatgagtgatgttgagcattttttcatgcatcggttggccatctggatgtcttctttggagaagtgtctattcatgtcttttgcccatttcttcactggattatttgttttttgggtgttgagtttgataagttctttgtagattttaaatactaaccctttatctgatatgtcacttgcaaatatcttttcccattctgtcggttgccttttagttttgctggttgtttcctttgctgtgcagaagcttttattttgaagaggtcccagtagttcatttttgcttttgtttcccttgcctttggagatgtgttgggtaagaagttgctgcggccaagatcaaagaggtttttgcctgctttctcctcgaggattttgatggcttcctgtcttacatccattttgagtttatttttgtgtatggtgtaagaaagtggtccaggttcattcttctgcatgtcgctgtccagtttccccagcaccacttggtgaagagactgtctttattccatgggatattctttcctgctttgtcaaagattagttggccatacgtttgtgggtgcatttctgggttctctattctgttccattgatatgggtgtctgttcttgtgccagaaccatattgtcttgatgcttacagctttgtaacagcttgaagtctgggattgtgatgtctcctgcttggttttctttttcaagattactttggctattcggggtcttttctggttccatacaaatcttaggattatttgttctagctctgtgaagaacgctggtgttactctgatagggattgcattgaatatgtagattgctttgggtggtgtcgacattttaacaatatttgttcttcctatccaggagcatggaatttttttccatttttttttgtgtcttcttcaatttctgtcataagctttctatagtttggtgcataaatgtttacaattgttaggtcttcttggtggatagaccccttgattatgatataatgcccttctccatctcttgatacagactttattttaaagtctagattgtctgattaagtatggctactctggctttcttttgttgaccattagcctgatagatggttctccatccccttattttcaatctgaaggtgtctttatgtctaaagtgggtctcttgtaaacagcatatcaatggatcttgttttcttaatcATTCTGTTACCCCAcatcttttgtttggagcattgagtccattgacgtttagagtgaatactgaaagttatgaatttattgccattatgatgcttgtagagttggagtttctggtggtgttctctggtcctttctaatctttgttgcttttggtatttatacacacacacacacacacacacatatatatatatatatatatatatatacataaatttttttttcatcttttctcccctcaaaatttcttgcagggctggttgagtggtcacaaactcctttaatttttgtttgtctgagaaactttttatctctcctagtattttgaatgacagccttgctggataaagaattctcggctgcatatttttctgattcagcacactgaatatatcttgccactcctttctggcctgccaagtttctgtggatagatctgctgcaaacctgatctgtcttcccttgtaggttaggaacTTTgtcccctttctgctttcatgattctctccttgcctgagtgaGAGGGACTCAGGATCGCCAAAGAAACTTGACCCCCTTCTTCATTCCAGAGAGATGCCTGATATTCCACTGCCTCTAGGGCACAGGTTGCTAGGTGGGTACAGCTCCAGAGCAATGGGCTTAGTCAGGCCCTGGGTGGTAGGTAGTCGAGACACTCTAATGTCTATGACACCCTTGTTTCCTAAGACTGTCCCTTCTCCCTACCCTCCCAAGCTCTCCTGTCTCCCTGAAGGAGAGTCCAAAGACCTTTTCCCTCAGGAGTGCTGGTTGTTAGGGGAGATACTCCATGGCAACAGGTCTTAGAGAGGCTTGAGGCCAGAGCTCTCAGAACTCTTAGGAGCCCAGACAGAGGCAGTGCCCTCCTTCCTGGTCCCCATGTTAAATATTGATGCTGCCCTATTCCCCTGGGCTGGAGCCTAGTGTCTTCCACCCCTACTTGGCAATGGTTATCAAGGGTGGAAACTGCCTGGAGCCTGAGGCTGTGGTCACACTGTAACTTagaggcctccccacccccaacctgaaGTCAGGGTTTTAGGCTCACGTGCAGGCTGGCGGAGTCTCACAGTCGTAGCCATCAAACAGACACTCTGCAGAGTCACACTGTGGGTGGCACTGCCCATCCCGAAAGAGAAGCCAACACCGGGAGTGGGAAGGACAGCCCTTCCAGGGGTCCGGGACCCCCAGGGAGCAGTCTCCCCCATCCCAATTTCCTCCAGGGCCGCTGCAGCCAGCATCACAGGCCCCATCTCCACCTCTGCCCTCACATCCCTTTGCTCCAGGCCTCTGACACCGGGGCCCTGGAGAGCTGGGAGGGCAAGAGCATCAGAAGGCTTGGGACCCCAGCCCAGGGATCTCTGAGCAACTGCCATTGTGTAGGCATGGAGAAGGAGGGCCACAGCCATGAGGAGCAGGTGGGGTCAGACAGTCAGGGCCCCCGTAGCCATTGAGGCAGGCACAGCGGGGTGGGAAGCCAGgcttgggggagggcagacacaGGCCAccatggtggcagtggtggtggccaCAGGAGGGGGCTCTGTGGTTACAGGTGGGGCCCTCAAAACCctgtggagaggagagagatgttGGGGAAGGCCCTTGTATTATTCTTCCCACTCCCCCTCAAGCAAACTCTCGGGTTAAGATAACACAGATGGCCCTAGAATCTCATATCTGGAAGGGGCCTCAGAGAACATCAGGTTTATATCCAGTCATTTTATAGATGTTGAAACCATGGCCCATGTTTTTTTCACATAATGACATATTACACAGTGAAAACGGACGAACCACCGCTGTGTGCAACAACCTGGAAGACTAAACACTTAATAGAGTGGTAGTAAATGAATATTATCTTAATCCTTGGACATAGGGTGATAAACTCTCTTTCTCTGGAAGGGGAAGAGGATAGAGGAAGATATAAGTACGTGTGAGTCATCGTTACTGTTGTAATTCTTAGGTTAGGTTCCTGGGTATTATGttgtaagaataataaaaagaaggcCGTGCACAAACCAATGATGATAGTGTATCATGAACAAAGGCTTATGATTAACCTGATTTCATGCATCTGAGGTCCAcgcgtgcgcgcacgcgcgcgcacacacacacacacacacacacataaaagaacTTACCCAAGGTCGCCCAGCTTGACTCTGGGGCCTTACCTTAGGCAGTGCCAATGATTTCTGAAAATCCATTCATGCTAACACCTGATCCTGCCTGCCCCCCTGAACTGCTTCTGAGAGCCACTCATCGCCATTCACATGGGCTGGTTCTCGTCAATAATTCCCACTCCAGTGCTCCCTAGACTCCCCTCTAGGATCCCACTCAGGCATTCTCACCTGGCACCAGTGTTGGGGGAAACAGAGAAGACTGCTTTGTGGTTACTTACCTGGAGGCAGTGGCAGGTGAAACCCAGGGGTGGTCCTGCTGTTGTCTCACAAGACCCTCCGTTGGAGCAGGGCTGGCTCTGGCAAGGGTCTGTCTCCACTTCACACCACTGGCCTGTGGAGGGTGGGGTTAGATGTCATACGCTACTTCAGTCATTGCCCCCTTCCTAGCTCATTACTGGGAATTGACCCAGTACTACCTGCACAGGAAGGGATCCTGGGGCATattccctggggtggggaggcagggggatggaCATGATGACTAGGCTGCCTTGTGGGTGGGGGTTGTCAACTCAGCTGTGCCACAGAGATGCCTACACACACCTTCCCAGGCCTCACCCGTGTATCCAGGCAGACATTGGCAGTAGAAGGCATTGGCCAGAGAGTGGCAGGCTGCAGTGCCTGGGGGGTGGCAGGGCTGGTCCAGACACTCATCTACGTCCCCTTCACAGCGCAGCCCCACAAAACCTGGAGGGCAGGTGCAGTAGAAGCCTCCAGGTTTGGGGGTGCAGGTCCCATGGTTGTGACAGGGCTGGGATTGACAAGCGTTGGATTTCTTTGAGCAGTTCCATTGTAGCCTGGGGCACACTGCGGGCAAAGAGGGTCAGACAGGGAACCAATAATCCAGCCCATCTCAACAGTACAGGGGAGCCAGCTCAAGACATTCTGCCTAATCCCTTCCCTACCTTCCAGTTCAGAGTATCACTCAACTGATCATCCATCACAGCCCTGCGTAGCTTCACCCTTGTATCTCAACTCCATGCTATACCCTTGTTCAATAGTGGGCAATTTAACCGCTCCAGCAGTCCCAAACCATCTTATGATACAATGCTATTAAACATAGTTCTGTTTTTGGTAAGACCTCCCTCCCTCAATCACACGCCTGACAGCCAGGCTCTGCCATGCTTTCTTAATTAATTTGtaagtgtttattgaatgcctgctacatgccaggcactgttgagGCACTaggaacatgaagaaaattaGAACTCATCCCTGCTTCCATGACGTTCTCAGTAAACCAGAGAGACAGTTAGCATTTATTGCATGATTTCTATACATAAGCTCATAAAACCCTCCCAACAAACTTGTATgtgaattatctcatttgattctcacttTACAGAAAAGGCAAATGATTCCTGGAAAGACTGCATGACTCGGCtagcaggtggcagagctgggattcagtgCAAGTCTGTGACTTCATAACCAGTACCCTTAGCCATTTTCCAATTGTTTACCTTTCTGCTAGTGGGAGAAGGGTCATCGATGAGGTCTGTACCATGTGCTGAGTTCTTGCAAGAGGAAGGAGAGCATGTAAGAATGCAGTACCAGGCTTCAGAAAGGTGGAGCAAAAGGGAATTACAGAGAGCGTGAGGAGTGGCTGGAGGGCTGGGAGAAGCGGGTGAGGGGGTATCTTGGAGATATCAGAGGGAAGGAGTCTCAGGAAAGGGGAGGTAAAGCTGAGTGTTGGGTGAAGGGGTGTTGGCTACTAATTAGTACActgcttttgtgtatgtttgaaaatggtcataataaaaagttaaagaataaaattaaaaagttaaagaggatGGTTGGGGGATTTGCATCACACCTTTTATCCAAAGTCAGCCTTCTGAGTACAGGCATCAGGCTGCTTGGActtgaatcccagctttgcctcTTCTGCTCAGTGATCTGAACCACGAGGGAGAGGCCCAAACCCAGTCTGGAGAGAAGTTAGGGACATTTCCCTGAGGAAGGCACCTCTTGAGCACCGTccagtggaggtgggtggggaaggacaCTGGAGAGCCAGTATAAGGGGTGTGTAGGGAAGCCAACAGCAGCTggagcagagagtgggagggcGGGGATGTGGGTACATGAGACCTAAGAAGCAGGCAAGGCTGGGTCACGCTGGCCTTAGATTTCACTATCAAAGAGCCACATtgtgcgcctgggtggcacagtcggttaagcttccgacttcagccaggtcacgatctcgcggtccatgagttcgagccccgtgtcaggctctgggctgatggctcagagcctggagcctgtttccgattctgtgtctccctctctctgcccctcccccgttcatgctctgtctctctctgtcccaaaaataaataaacgttgaaaaaacaaaacaaaacaaagagccacaatggggcgcctgggtgactcagtcagttgggcgtccgacttagggtcaggtcatgagctcgcggtctgtgagttcgagccccgggtcgggctctgtgctgacagctcagagcctggagtctgctttggattctgtgtctccctcgctctctgcccctcccccgttcatgctctgtctctctctgtcaaaaataaataaacattaaaaaaatttttttttttttaaaaagaggtgggcagccactgaagggttttaagcaggggagtgacaggtCAGCTTAACGTTTTCAACAGAGCACCCTGGTAGTGGAGTAAAGGTTGAGCCTATAGGTGGACAAGTGGGGAGGCAGGGACAATAGGAGGGTGCTCCATGTGTCCGGGTGGAAGGCAGCAAAGGCCTAGACTGAGGCAGTGGGACAAAGGGTgaaggaggaaggacagaatTGAGAAAGATTTAGGAGGCAAAATGGCATGACTTGGTGGTTGGTTGGGTATGTGggtaaaggaaagggaaatgaataCATCACTACACGCCCCCTCAACTACTTTTCCCACATCCACCCACGCTTGTCTCCCCTACTGCTCTCCTCTAGACCGGCTTACCTGGCAGAGATACCCAGTGGGCTGGGCCATGCACGTGGCCCCATGTTGGCAGGGCCTGGACTCACATGGGTTCACCCTGTCCTGACATACGCTGCCTTGGAATCCAGGGGGGCAGTGGCAGAAATAGGAGGAGCCACTGTCGATGCAGAGACCTCCATTCTGGCACAGGGAAGAAACTTCTGTGCCTGAGAAGAAAGGCAAACAGGGATAGATAAAGCTAAGTTAGGTTCTCAGGGGCCCCAGACACAGAGCAGAGAGGCTCATGGGGATCACTGACATTCctggggtgggtggaggccaCTTGGAGCCTGAGGAGTCAATAAATTCTGGTGCTGAAGAGATTAAGACATCAAGATCCCCCTCCTGCCTGTTCTGCCAGAATGGAGAGAGATAGCTCTTGTTAAACTTATTAGAGCATTATAAGCAACCGTATTCTTGGCTTAAAACAAGTGTCAAGGAAGAAAGAACTCAGCGGAAACTTTAGGTGCCTAAGTCTGTCCCCTGAATTGGCATCCTGTGATGTTCTCTCACTGTGATTCCCATCCCCTAACCCACAGTAGTCTCTTTCCTGAGTTCTGCTCATATTAAACCTCATTTGAATGAGGGGGGGTATTCTTTCACAAGGGGGTTGGCATAACATGAAAATGATTGGGAGCAGCAGCTGAGTGAAGTTGGGTTAAGTGTGATCCATTCTAGCTGAGTTATGATGATAGTGACAGAGTTGAGTTGCTTCACATGGAGTTATGTCTCAGTGGTTGTGATAAACTGGAGTCTTGTTGTCTGGGTTGGTTGGTGTTGCTTGAGTTGCTTTGAGCATGGTGATAGGAGGGCTGAGCTATAGAATCAGCAGTAGTGGTTGGTCTGTGTTACTTTGACTCTTGGTTGTTTTGGTCAAAGGTTGTATGTGGATGCCCTTAGGGATCGGGTAGAGAGGGACACCCGTTCTCTCTTCATCTGTTCCCCAGTTGGTCCTTGGGTTAGTACCTTGGCTCAAAGCGGCCTTCTGGCAGGAGGACAGCGGAAGGTTGCAGAGAGGCCCGGTCCATCCCTGGAGGCACAGGCACTGGAAGGAGGGCCCAGTCTGGAGGCAGTGGGAATTGTGTGGACAGGGCTTCTGGGCACAGATGTCCACCAGAGTCTGAGGTTTAGGAGAGAGCATGGGGCAAGACTGAGTGTCATGTGTTCAGGCCCAGAGATGGTTTTCTGCCAGCTGCTCAAAATCCTTCCCTGTCAAGCTCTCTCCTGAATGGTCTGGAGCCAGGTGatagcctccctcccccacccccacatcccagAACAGTTCCTGGGATCAGAAATCCTTTCCTTACTTCTACTCCATGCAAACCTCAAGCTAGAGCTCAACTCCCAGATTCCACACCCCCTTTCATGTGGTTACCTTCCCAAGCTCCCTGCTCTTCTAGTCCCTGAGACCCTCCCACCAAAGCCCTTCAGCCACCGCCCTCCTCAGCACACTTGGCTCAGCACCCCTCACCTGGCAGCTGTCTCCTGTGTAGCCAGGGGGGCAGAGGCAGTGGGGACCCTGAGGGCCATCTTGGCAGGTTGCCCTGTTCCTACAGGGGCTGGACAGGACAGAGACAAGGCATGGTGGGAGGCAGTCCCGGCAACCAAAGGGGAGGGAGTGTGTGACGCGGTGATGAGATAGAAAACCAGAAAGTGAGTCATAGTGAAAGGATGTGGGATGTGGAATTCAAGGCAGCCTGGAGCCCCAGAGGAGATGGACAGGAATGGTGGGAAGGCTGAGgggccccttcccttcctctcggGGTCTTTGCTCACTTGTCTGCACAGCTAGGACGGGTCCTTCCCTCACAGCGTGGGCCTTGGAAGCCCGCAgcacagaggcaggaggaggtgcCAGGCCTGTTCACACAGGTACCCCCATTGAGGcatggggctggagagaggaggcTGTGAGGGGTTGGGTTCCTTACCCATACCTGGCCTGTGACCTTAGTCACACCCCGCACAGGACATACACGCACTCCCTGCTGCCCCCATCAAAACTGCAGCTCGTGGTGGCCAGTTGATTTTTATCAGACGGCACCAACACACCCTGACCAGTTCCTCCATCCACCTGTGGCCCAGCCCCAGAACATGGTAGGTACTCACCAGAGGCACAGTGGTCAGTGCTTGTCTGGCAGCGGGGCCCAGTGTGGCTCCAAGGGCAGGTGCAGGAATagcccccagggctggggctACAGGAGCCACCGTTGAGACAGGGCCCTGAGTGACAAGCCGTTAGCTCCTCGCTGCAGGTGGGCCTGAGGGAAATGAGTGGGGTCTGAGAAAGGgcatcctcttctctctgtcttcctccacttatctccccttccttttcctcatcccCATCCCTTTTGTCTTCCATccaacctcttttcttttcttaccaccTCCTGCATATCGCTTGTGGTCCCTGCAGCACATGCCCAGTTCTCCTTGGTGGTGACCAAGACCCAGAGGCCTTGGACACATGCCTCTACTGGTCTTGCTCTTGATTAGAGGTGGCCAGCCCAGAATGTCTGTGGTTTGGGAAGGGCCTCACCTGTGTAGCCTGTGGGGCAGGCACAGTTGTAGCCcgagggctgggggtggcaggTCCCCCCATGCGCACAGGGCGTGGAGATGCAGCCCCCTAgctctgcttcacattctggtcCTGTCCATCCCACATCACACACATATGAGGATCTGGTCATAACGAGAAAAAGAAGGGTGGTTTTCTTCTTCTGGTgattttttcttctcccctccccactcctcatcATTGGTtagaccctttcttttttttttctttttcatgttcatttttgagagagagagagagacagacagacagacagggtgtgattggggagggacagaaagagaggaagacacagaatttgaggcaggctctaggctctgagctgtcagccgcgagatcacaacttgagccgaagtcagatgcttaactgactgagccatccaggcacctcttctgtttttaagtaggcttcacgcccattCCGGAATCCAATCCAGtctggagcccaacgtgggacctgaactcaccaccctgagatcacatcctgagctgaggtcaagagttggacattgaaccaactgagccacccagccccctgatctcttcttttttttggccCTGAGACTCTGGTCCCCTTCTTCAGTGGCTCTGTTCTCAGCATTGTCCCCCTTCCATACCTGCCTCCTGCTTGTTTTCTTcgcatatatgtatgaatatgtatattcatttcttctataatttGTTTGTTATCTGTCTTTCCTCATTAGAATGAGAGCTCCATGAGAACAGacactttgtctcttttgttttgtgcCATTCCTCCAGGGCCTGGAAAAGTATCcacacatagtagatgttcaatatttgtctaatgtatgattttttttcaaatttttcaattttttatttttgagagagagagagagagacagagtgagagtgggagaagggcagagagagagagggagacacagaatctgaagcaggctccaggctccgagctgtcagcacagcttggacgtggggcctgaactcatgaactgtgagatcatgacctgagccgaagtccgacgctccactgactgaaacacccaggtacccctctaatGTATGATTAATTGGCCCTGggatttcatgtttttcttcctgttctgacCCTCTAGCCCTCCGTTTCTCCTGTTATTTATGAACTCTCCCCTCACGGGATAGCACTCACTAGTGGATCCCTCACCTTGGCTTTGACCTCAGAACTTggccatttccttcttcttccctatTGGTCATTTCTTGCAGACTCACCCCTCCCTGGTTGTCTCCCCCTGGCCTAGCTGAGGAGGACCCAGAGGACAGTGGAAGGTTACCTCTGGCAGTGTCCGTGGTGGCAGGTGCAGTTGTCCTCAACGGGGGCACAGCCAGGGCTTCTGTCAGGGCAGAGGCAGTGGGCCTTGTCTTCCTGATCTTGGCATTTTTGCTTGGGCTGGCACAGGTTGGGGGCACACAGGGGAACCTCACAGAGATGacctggggtggggagatgggtcaCAGGGAAAACAGAGTCCCTCTATGTCCTTGATGGGGCCAAAGCCACATATGACTTGCTCACTCCCCACGAACCtgtccttcagtggctccctgttGCCTCAGGATACTGTCTAACTTCCTCAGAATGGCACACAGGGTCCTGCATGGCATGATTTCACAATGCAGTTACCTGCAGCTAAAACATGTAATCATTCTGTCTTGAcaaactcctactcattcttcCAGACTCAGCTCAGCCATTACCTCCTAATGAAGTCTTGTCATCTCTAGTCTGGTTGGCTGGTCCTTTGTGCTCTTACAGAATCCTGTGCAGTCCTCTCTCAGAGCACCTGTGGCTATAACCAACAGGAGACTTCTTGGTCTCTCTGCACTAGATTTAAAGCCACTTGAGGAGAGCAGGTCTCTTACCAACTTGTGTCTGTGTCTGGCT
The sequence above is a segment of the Prionailurus bengalensis isolate Pbe53 chromosome B2, Fcat_Pben_1.1_paternal_pri, whole genome shotgun sequence genome. Coding sequences within it:
- the LOC122490437 gene encoding LOW QUALITY PROTEIN: neurogenic locus notch homolog protein 4-like (The sequence of the model RefSeq protein was modified relative to this genomic sequence to represent the inferred CDS: inserted 2 bases in 2 codons; substituted 1 base at 1 genomic stop codon); translated protein: MRVWDPWRTVNDNLPGLVLQAAAHVSSASSATDETRALASGFTGSRCQEDIDECGSSPCGNGGQCQDQPGSFHCFEGPCCQAKVDECLSGPCPTGASCLDLPXAFFCLCPSGFTGHLCEVPLCAPNLCQPKQKCQDQEDKAHCLCPDRSPGCAPVEDNCTCHHGHCQRSSYVCDVGWTGPECEAELGGCISTPCAHGGTCHPQPSGYNCACPTGYTGPTCSEELTACHSGPCLNGGSCSPSPGGYSCTCPWSHTGPRCQTSTDHCASAPCLNGGTCVNRPGTSSCLCAAGFQGPRCEGRTRPSCADNPCRNRATCQDGPQGPHCLCPPGYTGDSCQTLVDICAQKPCPHNSHCLQTGPSFQCLCLQGWTGPLCNLPLSSCQKAALSQGTEVSSLCQNGGLCIDSGSSYFCHCPPGFQGSVCQDRVNPCESRPCQHGATCMAQPTGYLCQCAPGYNXNCSKKSNACQSQPCHNHGTCTPKPGGFYCTCPPGFVGLRCEGDVDECLDQPCHPPGTAACHSLANAFYCQCLPGYTGQWCEVETDPCQSQPCSNGGSCETTAGPPLGFTCHCLQGFEGPTCNHRAPSCGHHHCHHGGLCLPSPKPGFPPRCACLNGYGGPDCLTPPAPHGCGPPSPCLHNGSCSEIPGLGSQAFXCSCPPSSPGPRCQRPGAKGCEGRGGDGACDAGCSGPGGNWDGGDCSLGVPDPWKGCPSHSRCWLLFRDGQCHPQCDSAECLFDGYDCETPPACT